In Flavobacterium sp. GSB-24, the genomic window AAAAGCTTTAAAAAAGACGGGGAAACCAATTATTACGCTCGTTTCTTCTGGAAGACCCATGATTTTAAATGAAGTCCAAAGTTTGAGCGATTCACTGGTACAATGCTGGGTTTTAGGAACAGAAACCGGAAACGCAATTGCAGAAGTTTTATCAGGAAAATACAATCCATCGGCAAAAACGGTAATGAGTTTTCCTTATTCTTTGGGGCAGATTCCGGTTTATTACAATCATTTCAATACGGGGCGTCCCGCTGGTGAACCTGATGCTAAAGAAAAGCCAACTGATTTTTATTCCAGATTTCATGATATTCCAAACGAACCTTTATATCCCTTTGGTTTTGGTTTGAGTTATACGACTTTTAACTACAGTAATTTAAAAACGTCTGCTCCAGTTATGGATGAAAAAGGTTTATTATCAGTTTCTGTAGATCTTCAAAACTCAGGTAAATATGACGGAGAAGAAGTAGTACAGCTTTATATTCAGGATGTAACGGCTTCAATAGTGCGCCCGGTAAAGGAACTGAAAGCTTTTAAAAAACTGCTTTTGAAAACAGGAGAAAAAACGACTGTCGAATTCAAAATTACTCCCGATGATCTTTCTTTTTTCGATCAAAATGGAAATTCAATCCTGGAAAAAGGAAAATTCAAAGTTTATGTAGGTGGTAATTCGCGTGATGTTTTAGCAGCTTTATTTGAGCTAAAATAAGCCTTCAATTTACAAATTTCATCATTTTAAAATTAAGAATATGAAACTCATTATAACCTTCGTTTTTTCTTTGTTAAGCTTAACAAGTTTTGCACAGTCGAATTCTCTTTCAAATTATCGTGAAAAACTTTCTTTGGATAAAGGCTGGAGATTTCATTTGGGAGATATTCCGTTTCCGGAAGTGAAAGGGCATTTGGAAAGTTATTTTAATGCAAAAGCTGGAAAAGCAGGCGGTGCGGCGGCAACGGATTATGATGATACCAACTGGCGAATACTAGATCTGCCTCACGACTGGGCTATTGAAGGAAAAATTGATTCTACTGCCAATCTTGCGCAGGGATATCGCAAACGCGGCATTGGCTGGTACAGACGTACCTTTAAAATCGATCCGAAAGACAGAGGAAAAAATCTGGAACTTCAATTTGATGGTATTTCTACGCACTGTACCGTTTGGTTAAACGGAAATGTGGTGCACAGAAACTGGTCAGGCTATACTTCTTTTTACATCGATATGACTGATATGGCCAAATATGGAGATGATCTCAATGTTATTTCAATACGAGTAGATGCCGTTGATCAGGAAGGCTGGTGGTACGAAGGTGCTGGTATTTACCGCCATACCTGGCTGGTAAAGCGTTCTCCTCTGCATATCATTACTGATGGAGTATTTGCCAATCCGGTTAAAAAGAGTACTTCTGAATGGGAAATTCCAGTTGAAGTTACGCTTCAGAATAGCGAATATCTTAGTAAAGATGGCGTAATTTCTTCAACTCTTGTAGACTCAAAAGGAAATGAAATTACTGCTGCTGAAATAGCAGTTAAAGCTTCTCCGACTGATAAAACAGTTGCAAATTTATCGCTAAAAGTAAGCAATCCGGAATTATGGTCAGTTGAGCATCCAATATTATATAAAGTCAAAATTGTTGTTAAAGAAAACGGGCAGATAACAGATACTTTAACCACAACCTGCGGATTCAGAACTATTCGTTTTACAGCTGATTCTGGTTTTTATCTCAATGACAAACCATTGAAATTAAAAGGAGTTTGCAATCATCAGGATCATGCCGGAGTCGGGGTGGCGGTGCCAAATTCGCTTTGGGATTTTCGAATCAAAAAACTTAAAGCAATGGGAGCAAATGCTTACCGTTGTGCCCATAATCCGCCGTCAAAAGAGTTTTTGGATGCCTGTGACAGATTGGGTATTCTGGTTATGGATGAAAACAGAAATTTCAATTCTTCGTCCGAATATATGAGCCAGCTTACCTGGATGGTACGCAGAGACAGAAACCATCCGAGTATTATTTTATGGTCGGTTTTTAATGAAGAACCCATGCAGGGAACTGAAATTGGCTATAAAATGGTCAAAAGAATGAGTGCAGAAGTCAAAAAGCTGGACACAACAAGGCCTGTTACCGCTGCTGCAAACGGAGGACTTTTTGAACCAATAAATGTTTCGCAGGCAGTTGATGTGGTTGGTTTTAATTATCAAATGGATAATTATGACCGATTCCACAAAGAACACCCAGAAATGATATTGACCAGTTCTGAGGATGCTTCTGCATATATGATTCGCGGAAATTATACCACAGATTTGACAAAACATATTTTGGATGCTTATGATACGCAAAGAGCAAGCTGGGGTGCTACACATCGAGAAACTTGGAAAACTATCGCAGAACGTCCGTATTTATTAGGATGTTTTATCTGGACAGGATTCGACTATCATGGAGAACCATCACCTTTTGACTGGCCGACGGCTGGTTCAAATTTTGGAATCATGGATTTGTGCGGATTCCCGAAAACGGCTTTTTATATTCATCAGGCGCAATGGATTAAAGACAAACCAATATTGCAGGTAGTGCCGCATTGGAACTGGGAAAAAGCAGGAACTCCTGTAAAAGTAATGGCGATGAGCAACGCCGAAAAAGTTAAATTGATTTTGAACGGAAAAGTGATAAGCGAACAAAAAGTTGATCAATATGAAATGAACAGTTGGGAAGTTCCATATG contains:
- the galA gene encoding beta-galactosidase GalA; translation: MKLIITFVFSLLSLTSFAQSNSLSNYREKLSLDKGWRFHLGDIPFPEVKGHLESYFNAKAGKAGGAAATDYDDTNWRILDLPHDWAIEGKIDSTANLAQGYRKRGIGWYRRTFKIDPKDRGKNLELQFDGISTHCTVWLNGNVVHRNWSGYTSFYIDMTDMAKYGDDLNVISIRVDAVDQEGWWYEGAGIYRHTWLVKRSPLHIITDGVFANPVKKSTSEWEIPVEVTLQNSEYLSKDGVISSTLVDSKGNEITAAEIAVKASPTDKTVANLSLKVSNPELWSVEHPILYKVKIVVKENGQITDTLTTTCGFRTIRFTADSGFYLNDKPLKLKGVCNHQDHAGVGVAVPNSLWDFRIKKLKAMGANAYRCAHNPPSKEFLDACDRLGILVMDENRNFNSSSEYMSQLTWMVRRDRNHPSIILWSVFNEEPMQGTEIGYKMVKRMSAEVKKLDTTRPVTAAANGGLFEPINVSQAVDVVGFNYQMDNYDRFHKEHPEMILTSSEDASAYMIRGNYTTDLTKHILDAYDTQRASWGATHRETWKTIAERPYLLGCFIWTGFDYHGEPSPFDWPTAGSNFGIMDLCGFPKTAFYIHQAQWIKDKPILQVVPHWNWEKAGTPVKVMAMSNAEKVKLILNGKVISEQKVDQYEMNSWEVPYEAGKLEAVGYSNGKKVSHFTIETTGKPAQIRLTPDRNKIKGDGWDAVPVTVEVLDSKGMAVQTADLPIEFEVQGSGEIIGLGNGDPNSHEMEKGNKRSLFNGLAQVILQSKEGGNGKLILKANSLGLKSAVLSLEVQAVADIPSVGVIKPYMVLDKWLLSPTSALKPDPNKEIAGNDMNSWQSVTAGQLRVFVDGNFAVYRNSFTPYQAQQDNGGKIVFKDLKGKAEIWLDRKLLAVKKDEAETDFIVQFAHGKGQRELSILIETTVGDNAGLGGFVTVE